A genome region from Streptomyces sp. S4.7 includes the following:
- a CDS encoding N-6 DNA methylase encodes MRQPSSTQHSQPSSSPQVTAAEISRIAGVTRATVSNWRRRHENFPVPVGGTESSPLYDLRTVQDWLENRGHTSTASPAEELRTVLRLHGGSGLAVRLMASVAAASRRTPEELAELAAAPDDELIALAAADADRLREAVPVVERVRYGAKDAGVVRALLRCVHGAGPQAALDVLAERALDESAATGTYETPGELATLMASLLPVDAGSVFDPACGSGTLLAAAARRGAYELYGQDVVAVQAQRAAVHLLLETPPATDPIRASDPVGGWAGAATVSVGDSLRADAFSDLTVDAVLCNPPFGDRDWGHEELAYDPRWAYGPPPRSESELAWVQHALAHVASGGLAVLLLPPALASRPSARRVRAELVRSGALRAVVSLPAGVAPPLHIGLHIWVLRRPEPGGTERQSVLFVSGERERENASGGGVRKELVNWSALTARVLDQWTAFSADPDAFTDEPGVARAVRVIDLLGDVVDLTPARHVRVTATDIDPETLARRVADLHSQLNEQLAALAAATVHGKWQPSPDASAGAWRTATVADLARGGALTLLRGAAVLPVSQDSVREGTPERAGAGAPVLTTDDVSAGRPPSGPAERLGAEATQTVAEGDVILRGDAPTGVRRPMTRVADGTDAGALLGPRLHLLRPDPARLDPWFLAGFVGTEDNIAAASTGTTVVHVNPGRLRVPLLPLEEQRRYGEAFRRVHELRVGAVRVADLAMEAAGAVSAGLTTGALLPRPPDGESVSESA; translated from the coding sequence ATGCGCCAGCCGTCGTCCACGCAGCACTCGCAGCCTTCGTCTTCGCCGCAGGTGACGGCCGCCGAGATCTCCCGTATCGCGGGGGTCACGCGCGCCACGGTCAGCAACTGGCGCCGCCGGCACGAAAATTTCCCCGTGCCGGTCGGGGGCACGGAGAGCAGCCCGCTGTACGACCTGCGGACTGTGCAGGACTGGCTGGAGAACCGCGGTCACACCTCCACCGCCTCCCCTGCGGAGGAGTTGCGCACGGTCCTGCGCCTGCATGGTGGCTCCGGCCTTGCCGTACGCCTGATGGCCTCGGTGGCCGCCGCTTCGCGCCGCACCCCCGAGGAACTGGCCGAGCTCGCCGCCGCACCCGACGACGAGCTGATCGCCCTCGCCGCCGCCGACGCCGACCGTCTTCGCGAAGCGGTCCCCGTGGTTGAACGCGTTCGGTACGGCGCCAAGGACGCGGGAGTGGTCCGTGCACTCCTGCGGTGCGTACACGGGGCCGGACCGCAGGCCGCTCTCGATGTCCTGGCCGAGCGCGCGCTGGACGAGAGCGCGGCCACCGGCACCTACGAGACGCCGGGAGAACTGGCCACGCTGATGGCGAGCCTCCTGCCGGTCGACGCCGGCTCGGTCTTCGACCCTGCCTGCGGCAGCGGCACGCTGCTCGCGGCGGCGGCCCGCCGGGGAGCGTACGAGCTGTACGGCCAGGATGTCGTTGCCGTACAGGCACAGCGCGCGGCCGTACATCTGCTGCTGGAAACCCCACCGGCAACTGATCCCATCAGGGCTTCCGATCCGGTGGGTGGCTGGGCGGGCGCAGCCACGGTCAGCGTGGGCGACAGCCTGCGCGCCGACGCGTTCTCCGACCTCACGGTGGACGCCGTCCTGTGCAATCCCCCCTTCGGCGACCGGGACTGGGGCCACGAGGAACTCGCGTACGACCCGAGGTGGGCATACGGGCCGCCGCCTCGCTCGGAATCCGAACTGGCTTGGGTACAGCACGCGTTGGCGCACGTCGCGTCCGGCGGCCTCGCGGTCCTGCTGCTCCCGCCCGCCCTCGCCTCAAGGCCCTCGGCGCGTCGTGTCCGGGCAGAACTCGTACGAAGTGGCGCGCTGCGCGCCGTCGTCTCCCTACCGGCGGGCGTGGCGCCGCCCCTCCACATCGGGCTGCACATCTGGGTACTGCGACGACCCGAACCGGGCGGCACGGAGCGGCAGTCGGTGCTGTTCGTCAGTGGTGAGAGGGAACGGGAGAACGCATCGGGCGGTGGTGTCCGCAAGGAGCTGGTCAACTGGTCGGCCCTGACAGCCCGCGTCCTTGACCAGTGGACGGCGTTCTCGGCCGACCCGGACGCGTTCACGGACGAGCCGGGTGTGGCCCGAGCCGTACGTGTCATCGACCTTCTCGGAGACGTCGTCGACCTCACGCCGGCCCGCCACGTGCGAGTGACGGCCACGGACATCGACCCCGAGACACTGGCCCGGCGTGTAGCGGACCTGCACAGCCAGTTGAACGAGCAGCTGGCCGCTCTCGCCGCCGCCACTGTCCACGGGAAGTGGCAGCCGTCGCCCGATGCATCGGCCGGTGCGTGGCGTACGGCTACGGTGGCGGACCTCGCGCGGGGCGGTGCTTTGACCTTGCTGCGGGGGGCGGCCGTGCTGCCGGTCTCGCAGGATTCCGTACGAGAGGGGACGCCGGAGCGTGCGGGCGCGGGTGCGCCCGTACTGACCACCGACGACGTTTCGGCCGGGCGCCCGCCCTCGGGACCTGCCGAACGGCTCGGCGCCGAGGCCACGCAGACCGTGGCCGAGGGAGACGTCATCCTGCGCGGTGACGCCCCCACCGGCGTCCGGCGCCCGATGACCCGCGTCGCCGACGGCACGGACGCGGGCGCCCTGCTGGGCCCGCGTCTCCATCTGCTGCGGCCCGACCCGGCCCGGCTGGATCCATGGTTCCTCGCCGGATTCGTCGGTACCGAGGACAACATCGCGGCGGCCTCGACCGGTACCACAGTCGTGCACGTCAACCCGGGCCGGTTGCGCGTTCCGCTGCTGCCGCTCGAAGAGCAGCGGCGTTACGGCGAGGCGTTCCGCCGTGTTCATGAACTTCGGGTGGGCGCTGTGCGGGTCGCCGACCTGGCGATGGAGGCGGCGGGCGCGGTGAGCGCGGGACTGACGACGGGCGCTCTGCTGCCGCGACCCCCTGACGGAGAGTCGGTCTCCGAATCTGCCTGA
- a CDS encoding class I SAM-dependent DNA methyltransferase: MNSSKHTELANHAWSVADLLRGDYKQSDYGKVILPFTVLRRLECVLEPTREKVAETVAKYKDEEIDADHFLRRASGHSFYNKSALTLKTIAGDPHGMAANLQLYVGSFSDNAREVLEQYEFAQQVKRLANADLLYKVIGKFTDLDLRPEVVPNHNMGYIFEELIRRFAEQSNETAGEHFTPREVIKLMVNLLIAPDGDALSVPGVVRTVMDPACGTGGMLSAAEDHITAHNPDATVEVYGQELNPESWAICRSDLMIKGQDPENIAFGNSFSNPGQEKGAKFDYLLANPPFGVEWKKVRSEVEYEHENLGDAGRFGAGLPRINDGSLLFLQHMISMMKPVDVNGKGGSRIAIVFNGSPLFTGAAGSGESEIRRWILENDWLEAIVALPDQLFYNTGISTYFWILTNRKNAEHKGKVVLLDARDQWQKMRKSLGDKRKMLGDGEGGSPDHIGDITRLYGDAVSVAANADHPLHGKVKVFDNSAFGYQRITVERPLKLRFEVTEETLAALKASKVIQKLPNASVLFDAFESMDVRSWATKSEAWVALKDAAVAAGTTWPTGAPFNKALRDAIGVRDPEGEVQKVKGQAEPDADLRHFENVPLGEDVEEYRKRKVHPHVADAWIDHLKTRVGYEIPFTRHFYVYKPPRPLKEIDAELKVLEAEIQMLLGEVTE; this comes from the coding sequence TTGAACAGCAGCAAGCACACGGAACTCGCGAACCACGCCTGGTCCGTAGCCGATCTCCTGCGCGGCGACTACAAGCAGTCGGACTACGGCAAGGTCATCCTGCCGTTCACGGTGCTGCGCCGCCTGGAGTGCGTTCTTGAACCGACGCGCGAGAAGGTCGCCGAGACGGTGGCCAAGTACAAGGACGAGGAGATCGACGCCGATCACTTCCTGCGCCGCGCATCGGGGCACTCCTTCTACAACAAGAGCGCGCTGACGTTGAAGACCATCGCGGGCGACCCGCACGGCATGGCGGCGAACCTCCAGCTGTACGTCGGTTCCTTCTCCGACAACGCCCGTGAGGTACTGGAGCAGTACGAGTTCGCCCAGCAGGTCAAGCGGCTCGCCAACGCGGACCTGCTCTACAAGGTCATCGGCAAGTTCACCGACCTGGACCTGCGTCCAGAAGTCGTGCCGAACCACAACATGGGCTACATCTTCGAAGAACTGATCCGGCGTTTCGCGGAACAGTCCAACGAGACCGCGGGCGAGCACTTCACGCCCCGTGAAGTCATCAAGCTCATGGTCAACCTGCTGATCGCGCCCGACGGGGACGCGCTGAGCGTGCCGGGCGTCGTCCGCACGGTCATGGACCCGGCGTGCGGTACGGGCGGCATGCTCAGTGCTGCCGAGGACCACATCACGGCGCACAACCCCGACGCCACGGTGGAGGTGTACGGGCAGGAGCTCAACCCGGAGTCGTGGGCGATCTGCCGTTCCGACCTCATGATCAAGGGCCAGGACCCGGAGAACATCGCGTTCGGTAACTCCTTCTCCAATCCTGGCCAGGAGAAGGGCGCGAAGTTCGACTACCTGCTTGCGAACCCGCCGTTCGGCGTGGAGTGGAAGAAGGTCAGGAGCGAGGTCGAGTACGAGCACGAGAACCTTGGCGACGCCGGCCGTTTCGGTGCTGGGCTGCCGCGTATCAACGACGGGTCGCTGCTCTTCCTCCAGCACATGATCTCGATGATGAAGCCGGTGGACGTCAACGGTAAGGGCGGGTCGCGCATCGCGATCGTCTTCAACGGCTCCCCACTGTTCACGGGCGCGGCGGGCTCGGGCGAGTCGGAGATCCGGCGCTGGATTCTGGAGAACGACTGGCTTGAGGCGATCGTCGCACTGCCGGACCAGCTCTTCTACAACACTGGGATCTCCACGTACTTCTGGATCCTGACGAACCGAAAGAACGCGGAACACAAGGGCAAGGTGGTGCTGCTGGACGCGCGGGACCAGTGGCAGAAGATGCGGAAGTCGCTGGGCGACAAGCGCAAGATGCTGGGTGACGGGGAGGGTGGCAGCCCGGACCACATCGGCGACATCACGCGCCTGTACGGCGACGCGGTGTCGGTCGCGGCGAACGCGGACCACCCGCTGCACGGCAAGGTAAAGGTCTTCGACAACTCGGCGTTCGGCTACCAACGGATTACGGTGGAGCGGCCGTTGAAGCTGCGGTTCGAGGTGACGGAGGAGACGCTGGCGGCGCTGAAGGCGTCCAAGGTCATCCAGAAGCTTCCGAACGCGTCGGTTCTCTTTGACGCGTTCGAGTCGATGGACGTGCGGTCGTGGGCGACGAAGTCCGAGGCATGGGTCGCCCTGAAGGACGCGGCGGTCGCGGCCGGCACGACGTGGCCGACGGGAGCGCCGTTCAACAAGGCGCTGCGGGACGCGATTGGGGTGCGGGACCCGGAGGGCGAGGTCCAGAAGGTCAAGGGCCAGGCGGAGCCAGATGCAGACTTGAGGCACTTCGAAAACGTGCCGTTGGGGGAGGACGTCGAGGAGTACCGGAAGCGGAAAGTGCATCCGCATGTGGCGGATGCATGGATCGATCACCTGAAGACGAGGGTGGGGTACGAGATTCCGTTCACGCGGCATTTTTATGTGTACAAGCCGCCGCGGCCGTTGAAGGAGATTGACGCAGAGTTGAAGGTGCTTGAGGCGGAAATTCAGATGCTGCTCGGGGAGGTCACAGAATGA
- a CDS encoding restriction endonuclease subunit S encodes MFERVKDVGHPCEELLSVYRDHGVVKRQGREDNFNKAALDRKIYQLIHPGWLAINRMKAWQGSVGISPYRGIVSGHYICFRPNHSEDNRFLNWLLRSAPYAAEYSSLSRGVRPNQVEIDNEWLQTLLVKLPPLESQRRIADFLDVETSRIDRLIKVRQGQISLLEERSDGLIFDAIRGSEESARSESGLAWLGSIPTGWAIMPVGFQFEVLLGKMLNQENVRGSDLLPYLRNTNVQWDRITTDDLLLMNFPPEEHRRYAVRSGDLLVCEGGEPGRAAIWDGRVSEIYYQKALHRVRPRGYSSPRWLFYCLRAATAQNVFAVEGNTTTISHLTGEQLRAHRFPFPSREVQDRLVAQLDAAALRQENLIAAFRRQLALLVERRQALITAAVTGQFDVSTASGRNVTDGVQP; translated from the coding sequence ATGTTCGAACGGGTGAAGGATGTCGGGCATCCTTGTGAGGAATTGCTCAGCGTGTACCGCGACCATGGCGTTGTGAAGCGTCAAGGTCGAGAGGATAACTTCAATAAGGCGGCATTGGATCGAAAGATCTACCAATTGATCCACCCCGGCTGGCTCGCGATCAATCGAATGAAAGCCTGGCAGGGTTCCGTTGGCATCTCCCCCTATAGAGGAATTGTTTCTGGTCACTATATTTGTTTTCGTCCCAACCATAGCGAAGATAATCGATTCCTGAATTGGCTCCTTCGTTCTGCTCCATACGCGGCCGAGTATTCATCACTCTCGCGGGGTGTTCGTCCCAACCAAGTTGAGATCGACAACGAGTGGCTACAGACACTCCTGGTGAAACTCCCCCCACTGGAGTCGCAGCGTCGAATTGCCGACTTTCTCGACGTCGAGACTTCTCGAATTGATCGTTTGATTAAGGTGCGACAAGGTCAAATTTCATTGCTTGAGGAACGTTCCGACGGGCTGATTTTTGATGCCATTCGTGGATCCGAAGAGTCGGCCCGGAGTGAAAGTGGACTTGCCTGGCTCGGCAGCATCCCAACTGGATGGGCGATCATGCCTGTCGGATTTCAATTCGAAGTGCTCTTGGGGAAGATGCTAAACCAGGAGAATGTTCGGGGTTCCGACCTATTGCCGTACCTCAGGAATACGAATGTGCAGTGGGATCGCATTACAACTGATGACCTACTGCTGATGAACTTTCCTCCCGAAGAGCATCGCCGATACGCCGTACGCTCGGGTGATCTATTGGTTTGCGAGGGTGGTGAACCTGGAAGGGCCGCCATCTGGGACGGACGCGTAAGCGAGATCTATTACCAGAAGGCGCTGCATCGAGTGCGGCCACGGGGATACAGTTCGCCTCGATGGCTCTTCTACTGCTTGCGCGCAGCGACGGCGCAGAATGTTTTCGCGGTGGAGGGCAACACAACAACCATCTCTCATCTGACAGGAGAGCAGCTACGGGCTCATAGATTTCCCTTTCCCAGTCGAGAAGTTCAAGATCGTCTGGTGGCACAACTCGATGCGGCAGCTCTTCGCCAGGAGAATTTGATCGCAGCCTTTCGCAGACAACTCGCCCTCCTCGTCGAACGGCGCCAAGCCCTCATCACCGCCGCCGTAACCGGCCAGTTCGACGTATCCACCGCCAGCGGACGCAACGTAACGGACGGAGTCCAGCCATGA
- a CDS encoding type I restriction endonuclease has protein sequence MSPAHDEAAFGNAIVAAMIERGWREARPQAYQAELGLDTDELFAFIEETQPDEWKELLSVYGGSYNEAQRGFAQRLDRAIGEDGLLNVLRNGLKDRGVRFRVAYFKPNLLPDDSVLNGYRANRLTVVRELRYAAKQADQGNELDLALFLNGIPVATAELKNPLTRQGVEMAKEQYRTERDPTELIFTRRVIANFAIDPDLVFVTTQLRGAKTRFLPFNTGSNGAGQPGGAGNPDPSTPGTYATSYLWEQVWAPDNWLDLLQRFAHQQKTKTPGGGTTKKTIFPRFQQWDAVKKLTAHAAAHGPGQNYLIMASAGSGKSNTIGWLAHRLSDLHADTDPRKLDPEAVTAGRITPGVPVFDKVIVITDRRNLDAQLRETVGSFSQTEGLVVKVDEKHGAKSEQLARALSRDTGKIVTVTLHSFPALIHYIKRNPTEIKGVNFAIVLDEAHSSQSGDAATDVRAALRELGLDADSDDDGATSVAVSTEKKLKRKALERSRAANLSYFAFTATPKAKTLELFGTEHTVNGKAVYRPFHTYSMRQAIEEGFILDPLRNYVTYNTYWKLVNKNPDEREVDPSKANGLLARYALTHEYTVSQHAQVIVEHFVTHSRGRLGGRAKSMVVTGSRQSAVEMARAIKSYIKDREYDTKYPDLGVLVAISGSLTIDGAETTEVKENGGISESGLPKAFSYVRADDKAVAAGGRGQQEYKILVVADKYQTGFDQPLLTTMYVNKKLTGISAVQTLSRLNRTAERKSQADLAVLDFTNDADDIQDAFRPYFEEAQALPTEPNLLYTAQGRVMSAPIISEPEMDEFAAAYFDADEKAAGSQAKWEKAHAELYRLLSPAVARFTPLLESEDEDDVETAEDFRSALNDYVRMYGFLAQIVPYRDPELERLHLYGRHLLNRLPRRADGGVDIGEIDLSHLRVEKTGEHDKSLTAEGPAELKGFGEGKGGASEVEKSLLSELIDKFNAKFGTDFTEEDVRQPFEEAKEDGKVRAAAVVNDEENFGKVFDKVFADKMADHIDSVAGMGRQYFGPDKGFKSSLDRSARRAAWRMIRREEGVDAA, from the coding sequence ATGAGCCCCGCACACGACGAGGCCGCGTTCGGCAACGCCATAGTCGCCGCCATGATCGAGCGCGGCTGGCGCGAGGCTAGGCCCCAGGCGTACCAGGCCGAACTCGGGCTGGACACCGACGAACTGTTCGCGTTCATCGAGGAGACGCAGCCCGACGAGTGGAAAGAACTCCTCTCCGTCTACGGCGGCAGCTACAACGAGGCCCAACGCGGCTTCGCCCAGCGCCTCGACAGGGCCATCGGCGAAGACGGGCTGCTCAACGTCCTCCGTAACGGCCTCAAGGACCGCGGCGTTCGGTTCCGCGTCGCGTACTTCAAGCCGAACCTCTTACCTGACGACTCCGTCCTGAACGGCTACCGCGCCAACCGCCTCACCGTCGTACGTGAACTCCGTTACGCGGCCAAGCAGGCCGACCAGGGCAACGAGCTCGACCTCGCCCTGTTCCTCAACGGAATCCCCGTCGCCACAGCCGAGTTGAAGAACCCGCTCACCCGCCAGGGTGTCGAGATGGCCAAGGAGCAGTACCGCACCGAGCGCGACCCCACCGAGCTGATCTTCACCCGCCGCGTCATCGCGAACTTCGCCATAGACCCGGACCTCGTCTTCGTGACGACCCAACTCCGCGGTGCGAAGACGCGATTCCTGCCCTTCAATACCGGTTCCAACGGCGCCGGCCAGCCCGGCGGCGCCGGTAACCCCGACCCGAGTACCCCTGGCACGTACGCAACCTCCTACCTCTGGGAGCAGGTCTGGGCGCCCGACAACTGGCTTGATCTGCTGCAACGGTTCGCGCACCAGCAGAAGACAAAGACGCCCGGCGGCGGCACGACGAAGAAGACGATCTTCCCGCGCTTCCAGCAGTGGGACGCGGTCAAGAAGCTGACCGCCCACGCCGCCGCCCACGGCCCAGGTCAGAACTACCTGATCATGGCCTCCGCCGGCTCCGGCAAGTCCAACACCATCGGTTGGCTCGCCCACCGCCTCAGCGATCTGCACGCCGACACCGACCCGCGCAAGCTTGACCCGGAGGCCGTGACAGCCGGACGGATCACGCCCGGCGTGCCCGTCTTCGACAAGGTCATCGTCATTACCGACCGCCGCAACCTGGACGCCCAACTCCGCGAGACCGTCGGTAGTTTCTCCCAGACCGAAGGCCTCGTCGTGAAGGTCGACGAGAAGCACGGCGCGAAGAGCGAGCAGCTCGCCCGTGCCCTCTCCCGCGACACGGGCAAGATCGTCACCGTCACCCTGCACTCGTTCCCCGCGCTCATCCACTACATCAAACGCAATCCGACCGAGATCAAGGGCGTGAACTTCGCGATCGTCCTGGACGAGGCGCACTCCTCGCAGTCGGGTGACGCGGCCACCGACGTACGTGCCGCGCTCCGCGAACTCGGTCTGGACGCCGACTCCGACGACGACGGCGCGACATCCGTCGCCGTTTCCACTGAGAAGAAGCTGAAGCGGAAGGCCCTCGAACGCTCTCGCGCGGCCAACCTCTCCTACTTCGCGTTCACCGCCACCCCGAAGGCCAAGACCCTCGAACTCTTCGGCACAGAGCACACCGTGAACGGCAAGGCGGTCTACCGCCCCTTTCACACGTACTCCATGCGCCAGGCCATCGAGGAAGGCTTCATCCTCGATCCGCTGCGCAACTACGTCACGTACAACACGTACTGGAAGCTGGTGAACAAGAACCCGGACGAGCGCGAGGTCGACCCCTCCAAGGCCAACGGCCTGCTCGCCCGGTACGCGCTCACCCACGAGTACACCGTCTCGCAGCACGCCCAGGTGATCGTCGAGCACTTCGTCACGCACTCGCGCGGCCGGCTCGGCGGTCGTGCCAAGTCCATGGTCGTCACGGGCTCCCGGCAGTCCGCCGTGGAGATGGCGCGCGCGATCAAGAGCTACATCAAGGACCGGGAGTACGACACCAAGTACCCGGACCTCGGCGTCCTCGTCGCGATCTCCGGTTCTCTCACCATCGACGGCGCCGAGACCACCGAGGTGAAGGAGAACGGCGGGATCTCCGAGAGCGGGCTGCCGAAAGCGTTCTCGTACGTTCGCGCCGACGACAAGGCCGTGGCCGCGGGTGGACGGGGACAGCAGGAGTACAAGATCCTCGTCGTCGCCGACAAGTACCAGACGGGCTTCGACCAGCCGCTCCTGACGACCATGTACGTCAACAAGAAGCTCACCGGCATCTCCGCCGTACAGACGCTCTCCCGCCTCAACCGCACCGCCGAGCGCAAGAGCCAGGCCGACCTCGCGGTCCTGGACTTCACCAACGACGCCGACGACATCCAGGACGCCTTCCGCCCGTACTTCGAGGAGGCGCAGGCCCTGCCCACCGAGCCGAATCTCCTTTACACGGCGCAGGGCCGCGTCATGTCGGCGCCGATCATCTCCGAGCCGGAGATGGACGAGTTCGCCGCCGCCTACTTCGACGCGGACGAGAAGGCGGCCGGCTCGCAGGCGAAGTGGGAGAAAGCGCACGCGGAGCTGTACCGGTTGCTCTCCCCGGCCGTCGCCCGATTCACCCCGCTCCTTGAGAGCGAGGACGAAGACGACGTGGAGACGGCAGAGGACTTCCGCTCGGCCCTCAACGACTACGTACGCATGTACGGCTTCCTCGCGCAGATCGTGCCCTACCGGGACCCCGAGCTGGAACGGCTCCACCTCTACGGCCGCCACCTCCTCAACCGGCTTCCGCGGCGCGCCGACGGCGGCGTGGACATAGGCGAGATCGACCTCAGTCACCTGCGGGTGGAGAAGACCGGTGAGCACGACAAGTCGCTCACCGCCGAGGGCCCGGCCGAGCTGAAGGGCTTCGGCGAGGGCAAGGGCGGCGCGTCGGAGGTCGAGAAGTCGCTGCTGTCCGAACTGATCGACAAGTTCAACGCCAAGTTCGGCACGGACTTCACCGAAGAGGATGTCCGGCAGCCCTTCGAGGAGGCCAAGGAGGACGGCAAGGTCCGGGCAGCTGCGGTCGTCAACGACGAGGAGAACTTCGGCAAGGTCTTCGACAAGGTCTTCGCCGACAAGATGGCGGACCACATCGACAGTGTTGCCGGCATGGGGCGTCAGTACTTCGGCCCGGACAAGGGCTTCAAGTCCAGCCTGGACCGCAGCGCCCGCCGGGCGGCCTGGCGGATGATCCGCCGCGAAGAGGGCGTGGACGCGGCGTAG
- a CDS encoding DUF397 domain-containing protein, with protein MNVPSVPKLTWIKSSHSTGDGGECVEIAWRKSSYSSGEGGECVEVGAAPTHVHIRDSKKPTGPVLTVGPEAWAGFVGLVVN; from the coding sequence ATGAACGTGCCAAGCGTGCCCAAGTTGACTTGGATCAAGAGCAGTCACAGCACAGGCGACGGCGGCGAATGCGTCGAAATCGCCTGGCGAAAGAGCAGCTACAGCAGTGGCGAAGGCGGCGAGTGCGTCGAGGTCGGCGCCGCCCCCACCCACGTACACATCCGCGACTCGAAGAAGCCGACCGGCCCCGTGCTGACCGTAGGACCCGAGGCATGGGCCGGGTTCGTCGGGCTAGTCGTCAACTGA
- a CDS encoding helix-turn-helix transcriptional regulator → MTRDEMDADTRADADAGPRPEDEPGSGVVVAFGRQLKLLRARAGLDRTEFGKRVGYAAQSVASFEQGRRIPQPRFIDRADDVLDAGGVLKALKEEVARAEYPPFFRDMARLEAVAVSLHVYATLAVPGLLQTEEYARAVFRVRRPLLDEETVERRVAARLARQGIFARQPLPTLSFVVEESVLRRPIGGWHVMQGQLEQTLLLGQRRNVELQVMPTDRMEHSGLAGPFTLIEKLDGRRMAYVEVQRDSRLHTERTVVRDIEQQYGIIRAQALTPRESLAFVEGLLGEK, encoded by the coding sequence ATGACGCGGGACGAGATGGACGCCGATACGCGTGCGGACGCGGATGCCGGACCGCGGCCGGAGGACGAGCCGGGCTCGGGAGTGGTCGTGGCCTTCGGCCGGCAGTTGAAGCTGCTGCGCGCTCGGGCAGGCCTCGACCGGACGGAGTTCGGGAAACGGGTGGGATACGCGGCCCAGTCGGTCGCATCCTTCGAGCAGGGCAGACGGATCCCGCAGCCGCGGTTCATCGACCGGGCGGATGATGTGCTGGACGCCGGGGGCGTGTTGAAGGCGCTGAAGGAGGAGGTGGCGCGGGCGGAGTACCCACCGTTCTTCAGAGACATGGCTCGACTGGAAGCAGTAGCGGTGTCCCTTCATGTCTATGCGACGCTGGCTGTGCCAGGCCTGTTGCAGACCGAGGAGTACGCACGTGCCGTGTTCAGAGTGCGCCGTCCACTCCTGGACGAGGAGACAGTAGAACGCCGCGTCGCGGCACGCCTGGCCCGCCAGGGGATCTTTGCCCGCCAGCCTCTGCCCACACTCAGCTTCGTGGTTGAAGAGTCAGTGTTACGGCGTCCAATCGGCGGATGGCACGTGATGCAGGGGCAGTTGGAGCAGACGCTTCTTCTCGGGCAGCGACGCAACGTCGAGCTCCAGGTGATGCCTACCGACAGGATGGAACACAGCGGTCTCGCGGGACCGTTCACCTTGATCGAGAAACTCGACGGGCGGAGGATGGCCTACGTTGAGGTTCAGCGGGACAGCCGTCTGCACACCGAGCGGACGGTAGTGCGGGATATCGAGCAGCAGTACGGGATCATCCGCGCACAGGCTCTCACTCCGCGTGAATCGCTGGCGTTCGTCGAGGGACTTCTGGGAGAGAAATGA
- a CDS encoding ATP-binding protein, with protein sequence MNGKPPLPVRPVRVTQPPAPTNHFTMRFSSTPRGARLVRCLAGERLDAWGIAYGSEPHDALTLIVAELCANAVCHGRVPGRDFRLGLTVAQAPDGASVAVEVTDTRGEKLPEPSPAPAGSPDPPDDADGGRGLLLVAALADDWGWYPRFDGPGKTVWATLHAVSR encoded by the coding sequence ATGAACGGAAAACCGCCACTTCCCGTACGTCCCGTCCGTGTCACCCAACCCCCCGCCCCCACAAATCACTTCACGATGCGCTTCTCCTCAACCCCGCGCGGCGCCCGTCTGGTGCGATGCCTGGCCGGGGAGCGCCTCGACGCGTGGGGCATCGCCTACGGGAGCGAGCCACACGACGCGCTGACGCTGATCGTCGCGGAACTCTGCGCGAACGCCGTGTGTCACGGGCGCGTGCCCGGCCGCGACTTCCGGTTGGGTCTGACCGTCGCGCAGGCACCTGACGGCGCGTCCGTCGCTGTGGAGGTCACCGACACTCGCGGCGAGAAGCTGCCCGAGCCATCCCCCGCCCCCGCCGGTTCACCCGACCCACCCGACGACGCGGACGGCGGCCGAGGGCTCCTTCTCGTTGCCGCGCTCGCGGACGACTGGGGCTGGTACCCCCGCTTCGACGGGCCGGGCAAGACCGTATGGGCCACGTTGCACGCCGTATCCCGGTAG